A single Lactuca sativa cultivar Salinas chromosome 8, Lsat_Salinas_v11, whole genome shotgun sequence DNA region contains:
- the LOC122195577 gene encoding SHUGOSHIN 1: MQVLKIMEDIFVDDSKSNVSVGCTDKPKVAEMAKGNMRSSGRRTLADISNIPQQPSTSNLSNNPHRSSNTIREHNKQLQKEKAALMRLLSEKNKIIEENRVEGHKLRVTLQKIQEQNLKLAQSNTQMLMELNSVKERNKALNHELGCKNGLISVMKLELENRTCQTNDADNNKATEVKETETEDKHYITSKRQKSKSLVVDKVQDDEVRKNRRLQTRRQSAMFKVDEPKPTKDTIQIENVDDDDDDKMKVNDLINSFPSSSKEEGGDIQHYKSQENRKTSLSRPLREAAKKVQSYKEIKVNMKMRRDK, encoded by the exons ATGCAGGTATTGAAGATCATGGAAGATATATTTGTCGATGATTCGAAGAGTAATGTGTCCGTCGGGTGTACTG ATAAGCCAAAAGTAGCAGAAATGGCAAAGGGCAATATGCGAAGCTCAGGGAGAAGAACACTTGCTGACATCAGCAACATTCCACAGCAACCTAGCACTTCAAACCTATCTAACAATCCACATCGAAGCTCTAATACTATAAGAGAGCACAACAAGCAGCTCCAAAAg GAAAAAGCAGCATTAATGAGACTCTTATCAGAGAAAAA TAAAATCATTGAAGAAAATAGAGTTGAGGGACACAAATTAAGGGTTACTTTGCAGAAGATCCAGGAGCAGAATTTGAAACTTGCTCAATCAAACACACAGATGCTAATG GAACTAAATTCAGTCAAGGAGAGA AACAAAGCTCTGAATCATGAGCTTGGATGCAAAAATGGTTTGATTAGTGTAATGAAGTTGGAGTTGGAAAACAGAACTTGTCAAACAAATGATGCTGAT AACAATAAGGCCACTGAAGTGAAGGAGACTGAAACTGAAGACAAACATTATATTACCAGCAAAAGGCAGAAATCTAAAA GTTTAGTTGTTGATAAGGTTCAAGATGATGAAGTGCGTAAAAACAGAAG ACTTCAAACTAGAAGACAATCTGCAATGTTTAAGGTTGATGAACCAAAACCCACCAAAGACACTATTCAGATAgaaaatgttgatgatgatgatgatgataaaatgAAAGTGAATGATTTAATAAATTCATTTCCTTCATCATCTaaagaagaaggtggtgataTTCAACACTACAAATCTcaagaaaatagaaaaacatctCTTTCAAGGCCCTTACGTGAAGCTGCAAAGAAAGTTCAGTCTTACAAGGAAATAAAAGTGAATATGAAGATGCGAAGAGACAAgtga